A stretch of DNA from Flavobacteriaceae bacterium MAR_2009_75:
AGGCAGCATTTTATTAAAGAATTTGATTGGATCCGTAAAGGCTTAATGTTTGAGCCGCGGGGGCACGATATGATGAGTGGTAGTATATTTTATCCACCTAGTGATTCTAAGAACGATTTCGCCATTCTTTTTATCGAGACCAGTGGTTGTTTACCTATGTGCGGTCATGGTACGATAGGCTCTATAACAATTGGTATTGAAGAAGGACTGATTTTACCGAAAACCCCTGGTAAAATTCGTATGGAAGCTCCGGCAGGCTTGGTAGAAATCGAGTATAAAATGTCTGATGGGAAAGTAGAGTGGGTAAAACTGACCAATGTAAAATCATATCTGGCGGCTACTGAACTCACGATCAATAGCTCTTCTCTGGGTGAGTTGGTCTTTGATGTTTCCTACGGAGGAAATTTTTACGCGATTATTGATCCCCAAACTAATTTTACAGGTGTTCAAGATTTTTCGGCCAGTAATCTCATTCAGTTCAGTCAGGAAATCCGAGAAAAAATCAACCAAAAATATGTTGAGCGATTCGTACATCCGGAAGATGAAACCATAAAAGGGGTTAGTCATGTTTTATGGACAGGCACTACCATTTCACCATTGGCCACTGCCAGAAATGCAGTGTTTTATGGTGATAAAGCTATTGATCGATCGCCCTGTGGCACCGGCACGTCTGCTAGAATGGCCCAATGGTACGCCAAAGGTAAATTGAAACTCGGTGAAGAATTTATTCATGAAAGTTATATAGGTTCTCAATTTGTGGGCAAAATAGAGAAAGAAACGAGTATCGGTGGTCAGATTGCCATAAGCCCAAGTATTCAGGGCTGGGCAAAGACATATGGTTATAATACCATTACAATCGATGATGACGACCCGTACGCTTATGGATTTCAAGTGATTTAAAACGGAAATATTGAGCAAGAATATTGTAATTATTGGAGGTGGTATTATCGGGCTGAGTTCAGCTTATTATTTACAAAAAGAAGGACATCAGGTCACGGTAATCGATAAGTCGGATATCACCTCAGGAGCTTCTTTCGTTAATGCCGGTTATATAACTCCCAGTCATATAGTACCATTGGCTTCGCCCGGTATGATTGCCAAGGGCATAAAAATGATGTTTAATTCTGCCAGTCCGTTTTATATGAAACCCCGTTGGGATACTGAATTTTTCAAGTGGGCATGGCATTTTCATAAATCATCGACTCATGCCAAGGTAGATAAAGCGATACCGGTTATAAAGGATATTAATCTGCTGAGCAGAGAATTATTCTCTGAAATTAAAGCTTCTAATGATTTGGGTAGTTTTCAATTGGAGCGTAAAGGCCTTTTGATGCTATACAAAACAAAGAATGCTTATGACCATGAAAAAGCGGTTGCCAGAAAAGCGAACGATTTAGGGCTTGAGGTTTCCGAACTCGATAAAAAGCAGTTAGAACGGATTGAACCTAATGTCAAAATTAACGCAGAGGGCGCCATTCATTATGAATGTGACTGGCATACTACACCTACTCAAATTATGCCGAAAATGCTTCAGTACTTAAAAGACGTAGGGGTAGTGGTGAAAATCAATGAAGAAGTATTGAATATTGAGACGAATAATGCGATGGTGAAAAAAATTATTACTTCTAAGGGCTCATATCTAACAGACGAGCTTGTTCTTGCCGCAGGGTCTTGGAGCGGTAGAATAGCAAAACAATTAGATTTGAAACTTTCGTTACAGGGAGGAAAAGGATATCGTATCAACGTAAAAAGGAATACGGGCATAAATATGCCCGCCATATTGATGGAATCAAAAATGGCCGTTACTCCTATGGTCGGTTTTACCAGATTTGCGGGTACTATGGAGTTTTCAGGCAATAATGCTTTTATAAGAAAAGAAAGGGTGGAAGCAATTGCGGCAGGGGCCAAAAGATTTTACCCCGATTTAGAGATTACACAAGAAGAAAAAGAAAGTGCAAAAACCGGATTGCGACCTGTTTCTCCTGATGGACTTCCATATATCGGGAAATCATCAAAATTTAAGAACCTGACTTTTGCAACGGGTCATGCAATGATGGGTTGGAGTTTAGGGCCCGCCACAGGCAAATTGGTTTCTGAAGTTATCGATGAAAAGAAAACTTCAATGGATATATCCGCCTTTAATCCCAACAGAAAGTTTTAGTTGGGTTGAATCATATCCCAAAGGTTACCGTACAAATCTTTAAAGACCACAACGGTACCATAAGGCTCTTCTCGAGGTTCTTCATTAAACTCAACACCTTTACTTTTCATCGTTTCGAAATCTTCCCAAAAACGATCGGTATAGAGAAATAGAAATACGCGACCGCCACTCTGATTGCCCACCGCGTTTTGCTGAACCTGATTAACTGCCTTGGCAAGTAACAAATTGCAGCCATATTTGTCTTCAGAACCAACAGTAACCCACCTTTTACCTTCACCAATTTCGGTATCTTCGAGTAATTTAAAACCTAGTTTTTGTGTATAGAACTCAATGGCTTCATCGTAATTGTTCACGAGTAAACTGACCTGTGCAACTGATTTTTTCATTCAATAATTTTGAAAGTTTTTTTGTTTGGTCAGGTGCCATTCTTCCTTCAGAATTCCGTAACAACATGTGTTTCTTTTGAAGCCATCAAGCAGATATACGTTTTTTCTAAGAATTCCTTCTAAAATACCACCCAACTTTTCCACCGCTTTTCTAGACCGCAGGTTGCGCTCGTCGATGCGAAATTCAACTTTTTCAAAGTCCATCACATCAAATGCATGGTTCAACATCAAAAATTTGATATTCGAATTTAGTCCGCTCCCGTGAAATTCCCTTCCGATCCAAGTTGATCCGATATGCAATACTTTATTTCGCCAATCAATATTCATGTATCTCGTAGTTCCGGCAAAACTTTGTTTGGTCTTGTCATAAATGATAAAGGGAATGCTAGTTTTATTCGTTTGCTGCTCGAGAGCAATTTCCACATAATTTTTTAAAGAATCGGCCGATTCAATATCTGAAGGTGAATATTGAACCAACTTCTCTTGAGAGGCAATGGAAGAAAGCTCTTTAAAATTTTCTAAGGTGAGTGGAGAGAGCTTAACGAAGCTGTTTTCTAAGGTGAAGGTTTTTATCATTCTACAAGCTTATTGATCAGTTCTTTTTTTACTTCATGCTTTCCTTCAAAAATAATCTGTTCCACAGAATCACCGAATAATTCGTTCATTTTTTCCTCTTCGGCCTTGAGTCGATCGACATTGATAAATTCATCTTTATCGCCTACCAATAGAGTTACCTTCGTATTATTCTTCTGTAAAAATTCAAAATCGCATTTTTTCAATTCATTTGGTAGGCCACCGGCGTATAAAACCAATTGTTTGCATTTAAGTTTTTTTTGTGCCACCCAACGTGATGCGATCGACACCCCTTGAGAAAATCCGAAGATGATCAGGTTACAGTTTTCAGGTATGCGTTCTTGGTGCAGTACACTATCTAGATACGCAATTACATTTTTAGTTTCTCTTGCCGTTTCTTCTTTGGTTAGCCAGCTCGCCCCGACGTGGCGGTATTTACTATTGAGATAATATTTAGACGGTGCCTGTGGAGCAATTATATAGTTTTCGTCTTTTGGTAGATCATCAAAATATTTTAAAAAATAACGGCTTAGATAACCGATACCATGTAGAACGACCCAAACATTTTTAGTCTTGTTGCCTAGCTTGTTCAGGGTAGAATAAGAATTGGTACTGACATAACTTACGGTTTTCTCTGTTGTGTTCATGTTAAAATCTCTGCTCAAGTGGGGTGTTAGTGATGGGCTATTGTTTAATTTTACCAAAAATATAATTTATGGAGGGCTACAAAGAAAAAATACTGAAAGTTTGTAACAAGTCGTCGAAAAACACACTTATGGAAACTTTGGAAATCGAGTATACCGATGTAGGAGCCGACTTTTTAGTTGCAAAAATGCCAGTGAACTCTAAGGTACATCAACCTGATGGTGTTCTTCATGGTGGGGCCATGGTGGCTTTGGCCGAAAGTGTCGGTAGTATGGCCTCTTATATTTTTCTTGATGCCCAAAAATTTGCCATTCGTGGTATAGAAATATCCGCGAATCATGTGAAGAGTGTGCGTGATGGCGATGTATTTGCCAAGGCTACTCTTTTGCATAAAGGCCGTACTACTCAGGTTTGGGATATAAAAATTACAAACCCAAATGATGAACTGGTTTCCATTTGCAAATTGACCACTATAGCATTGCAGAAGCAAAAATGATTCAAACAGATTTTTTTGAAAATATAGAGGAACAACTTTCAAATGAGCTTCCTCTAGTAGTTTATCGAAAACCCAAGGAGGTAACCTTGAAAGTTATTTTTCAAGATGAAGATGATTTAGTGTCGGTTAAAGATTTTACCGAAACCGGTTTTGTATTTGCGCCCTTCGATCAAGAAAAACCCACTTTACTTCTTAGGCCCGACCAATTTTTTGAACTAGAAACTTTCGACACCGAAGATTACGATTCAAAGCACACTTTACCATTTATCGATGTTGATGAAAAAAAGGAATTTCATCTTAGATTGGTCGAAAATGGACTCGCTGAAATTGAACGAGGAAATTTTGACAAAGTGGTCTTATCAAGATGCCTACGAGTACCTATGGAATCGAAGCCTTTAAATTTGTTCAAAAAACTATTGGGAAAATATGAAAACGCCTTTTGTTATTTATGGTATCACCCAAAGGTAGGACTTTGGATGGGAGCTACCCCTGAAATTTTACTGCGGGTAGAAAACAAAAAGATGACTACAATTTCGCTGGCCGGAACCCAGAAATTTCGAGAAAACGAAAATATCAAATGGGAAAAAAAAGAATTAAAAGAACAGAAATTTGTTACCGATTATATCGTCGATGCGTTGGAGGGTAAAGTATCAAATTTGACTTTAGGTGAAACCGAATCGATTCGGGCAGGAAATCTTCTTCACTTGCGTACCAAAATATCGGCAAATTTGAACGATGATGGGTTGAACAATGTTTTAAAGGCTCTACACCCAACTCCGGCTGTTTGCGGGCTTCCCAGAAAAAGTTCTGAAGATTTTATTTTGGCAAATGAGAATTATGCCAGAGAGTTTTATACTGGGTATTTGGGCGAGCTGAATTTTAAGGTGGAGAGAAAAAGAAATTCGCGAAGGGCCAATCAAGAAAATCAAGTTTACCGAAGCATCTCTAAACAATCGACCCTATTTGTAAATCTTAGATGTCTAAAATTACTGGGTAACGAGGTTCTTATTTATGTAGGTGGCGGAATTACAAAAGAATCCGACCCAGAAAATGAGTGGGATGAGACCGTTTCTAAAAGTAAGACCATGCTTAACATTTTGTAACGGCTAGTGTTGGGTCAAGTTATGTAGGCGTTGTATTTTTGTGCTTAATGAAACATTCAAGCATACCCTCTGCCCAATTAGTGCTTCAGCACTGTAAGGCCAAAAAAATAAAGAATATTGTTATTTCGCCTGGTTCAAGAAATGCGCCTTTGACCATTGGTTTTACCGAAGACCCCTACTTTTCATGTTTTAGTATCGTTGATGAGCGTAGTGCAGGTTTTTTTGCTTTAGGTATTGCCCAACAGCTAAACGAACCCGTTGCTGTGGTCTGTACCTCTGGTAGTGCACTGTTGAACTACTACCCGGCGGTCGCGGAAGCCTTTTATAGTGGTATACCATTAGTGGTCATATCTGCAGACCGCCCAGTTTATAAAATAGATGTGGGCGATGGGCAAACCATACGTCAAGACGATGTTTTTCATAGGCATATCGGTCACTCGGCAAATTTAAAACAAGATGTAAGCCATTCGGTCAACCGGGTGCAGAAATATATGCCAGACTGGCTAGGTACCGCATCCATTAATGAGAAACAAGATGAGGTAAAAACCTATAATGATTCTGAACTGAACAAGGCATTGAATATTGCGCTTCAAGTGAAACTTCCCGTTCATATGAATGTACCTTTCGAAGAGCCTTTGTACGATACCTTGACAAATGAAACTACAACTGCATTGACCGTTGAGGTTAAAGAAGAAAGTCCGCTAACTGTAGAAAACATAGAAGGGTTTTTAGAAGAATGGAATTCCTCCCAAAGAAAGATGGTGCTTGTTGGGGTGAACCCTCCGAATACAGTAGAACAGATGTATTTAGATATTCTGGCTTCTGATCCTTCGGTAATAGTTTTGACCGAGACGACATCCAACATACATCACCCCCATTTTTTCCAAAGCATTGATAGTATTTTAGCACCCATTGAAAAATCAGAAAATAGGGACTTGTTATTTGAGCAATTGAAGCCAGATATTCTTCTGACATTTGGAGGCTTGGTCGTTTCAAAAAAAATCAAAGCATTTTTAAGGGAACATAAACCTTTACACCATTGGCATATTGATGAAATAAAAGCTTTTAATACCTTTTTCTGCTTGTCTCATCATTTTAAAACAAATGTCAACAATTTCTTTGATCAGTTCATAAAGGGTATAACTCCGATAGAAAGTAAGTACTTCCATTTTTGGAACGAAAAGAAGGAAGTTTATAAAAGGAAAAGGAATGTATATTTTGAACAGGTCACTTTTTCTGATTTAAAGGCGTTTAAGTTTTTGATTGAGAGTATTCCGTTTGAATATCAGATACAACTATCTAATAGTTCTACAGTTAGGTACACTCAACTTTTTGATATGCATTCTTCGAACCGTATTTTTTGCAATAGAGGAACAAGTGGTATTGATGGTAGTACCTCGACGGCGGTAGGTGCTGCTTTTTATGATAAAGCCCCAACTGTTCTGATTACGGGAGACCTAAGTTTTTTTTACGATAGTAATGGATTGTGGAACCAATATATCAGACCTGATTTTCGAATTGTAGTAATTAACAATAATGGGGGAGGCATTTTTCGAATACTACCTGGAAAGGAGGAAACTGATAATTTTGATAGGTATTTCGAAACTTCTCACCATCTATCTTGCAAACAAATAAGTAAGCAGTTCGGTTTTGATTATTCAATCGCTTCTGACGAAAAGAATTTAAAACAGTGCTTAAAAGATTTCTATATGCCGTCGAATTCTCCTAAAATACTTGAAGTAGTTACCCCGAGATTATTGAATGACAAAATTTTGCTCGGTTATTTTGATTTTATATCTTAGGCTAAATATTAACCTTAATTAATTATAGACACTAACTATTATGAGTAAGAGAGACGATTTAATTGCCAAGTACGCAACAGACATTAAAGATAAATTCGGTGAAAGTGCCGATATGGATCTTTTAACAAAAGTAACCGTAGGTCTCGGTCCGGCGATTTACAATATCGATGCTTCAAAGGTCTCTGGGGGAGACCAAAAAGAGCTGGAGACTGTTAAGAAAAACTACCTGATAAAAAAATTGGGTATGACAGACAGTCCTGAATTAATGGACGCGGTTAAACAAGTCGTTGAGAAATACGGTTCGTCTAACAAAAACAAACACAGAGCGGTTGTCTATTATATGTTATGTAAGCATTTTGATAAAGCTTCAATCTACAACTAAATCGCTTTAAACATCAAATGACCGCCTGTTCTACAATGGGCGGTTTTTTTATACCCGATTATTAAGATTACTTTTGCCAAATGATCGAACTAGGAAATTACAATGAGCTCGAAGTTTTAAGAGATACCAGTGTTGGTTTGTTTTTGGGCAGCGAAACGGGTACAGAAATATTGCTGCCGAATAAATATGTGCCAAAAAACATAGATATTGGTGATAAAATTAGAGTATTTTGCTACCTAGACCATGAAGAAAGGCCTATTTCCACCACCTTGTCACCTACAGTATTGCGTAATGAATTCGGCTTTTTAAAGGTGGTCGAAGTCAATAAAATCGGTGCATTTTTAGATTGGGGACTTGAAAAACATTTGTTAGTTCCTTTTAGTGAGCAGCGAGATAAAATGAAAGAAGGGCAGTGGTATGTGGTGCACTGTTATTTAGATGATATTTCTTTTCGATTAGTGGGGTCTAATAAAACGGACAAATTTTTAGATAATGAAAATTTATCCGTCAGAGAAAGGCAAGAAGTAGATTTATTGTTCACCCGGTTGACCGATTTGGGTTGGGATGTTATCATAAATAACATTCATAAAGGACTTGTTTATTCAAATGAAATTTACAAAAGGGTAGCAGTGGGGGATCGCGCTAAGGGGTATGTTAAAAAGATTCGGTCTGACAATAAAATTGATATTTCGCTTCAACCTATTGGTGAGAATATTTTGGAACCCACAGCAAATCTAATTTATCAAAAACTAAAGGCCAATGGTGGTTTCTTGGCACTTCATGACAAATCATCTCCTGAAGATATTAAGAGAGAATTGCAGATGAGCAAAAAAACTTTTAAGAAAGGTATCGGAACGTTATATAAAGAACGAAAAATTGAGATAAAAGAAGATGGCATTCAGGTACTGTAACTTTAATAATCAGTTACAGCTAGATGTTGTATGGTGCTGTAAATCAAATAAATAAATTGTAGTACACCACACAATTCTACTTTTTGACCACAAAAATTTATAATTTTGCAACATTCGAAGAGTGTATTTCATCGATCTTTGGGTATTTTAGTTAACTTTAACATTGAAACCCCGTAAAACCTAATGACATATGCCATTTATTGAAGAAAGCGATCTTTTAGAATTGCATAAAGATATAGATAAGGCCCAAATCATTAATGAACGTCTCTTAGACCAAATCAAGTTCAAGAACAAAGAGATAAAAAAAAGTAAAGTGCAGCGAAATGTTTTGGCTGGTATCACCGGACTCTTTCTTATAGGAACCTTGATAGTATTCTCTTTCACTGCGGGTAGAAGTG
This window harbors:
- a CDS encoding proline racemase, whose product is MAKSIFTCIDAHTCGNPVRVIAKGGPELIGSSMSEKRQHFIKEFDWIRKGLMFEPRGHDMMSGSIFYPPSDSKNDFAILFIETSGCLPMCGHGTIGSITIGIEEGLILPKTPGKIRMEAPAGLVEIEYKMSDGKVEWVKLTNVKSYLAATELTINSSSLGELVFDVSYGGNFYAIIDPQTNFTGVQDFSASNLIQFSQEIREKINQKYVERFVHPEDETIKGVSHVLWTGTTISPLATARNAVFYGDKAIDRSPCGTGTSARMAQWYAKGKLKLGEEFIHESYIGSQFVGKIEKETSIGGQIAISPSIQGWAKTYGYNTITIDDDDPYAYGFQVI
- a CDS encoding D-amino-acid dehydrogenase, with amino-acid sequence MSKNIVIIGGGIIGLSSAYYLQKEGHQVTVIDKSDITSGASFVNAGYITPSHIVPLASPGMIAKGIKMMFNSASPFYMKPRWDTEFFKWAWHFHKSSTHAKVDKAIPVIKDINLLSRELFSEIKASNDLGSFQLERKGLLMLYKTKNAYDHEKAVARKANDLGLEVSELDKKQLERIEPNVKINAEGAIHYECDWHTTPTQIMPKMLQYLKDVGVVVKINEEVLNIETNNAMVKKIITSKGSYLTDELVLAAGSWSGRIAKQLDLKLSLQGGKGYRINVKRNTGINMPAILMESKMAVTPMVGFTRFAGTMEFSGNNAFIRKERVEAIAAGAKRFYPDLEITQEEKESAKTGLRPVSPDGLPYIGKSSKFKNLTFATGHAMMGWSLGPATGKLVSEVIDEKKTSMDISAFNPNRKF
- a CDS encoding lactoylglutathione lyase; this encodes MKKSVAQVSLLVNNYDEAIEFYTQKLGFKLLEDTEIGEGKRWVTVGSEDKYGCNLLLAKAVNQVQQNAVGNQSGGRVFLFLYTDRFWEDFETMKSKGVEFNEEPREEPYGTVVVFKDLYGNLWDMIQPN
- a CDS encoding RimJ/RimL family protein N-acetyltransferase; protein product: MIKTFTLENSFVKLSPLTLENFKELSSIASQEKLVQYSPSDIESADSLKNYVEIALEQQTNKTSIPFIIYDKTKQSFAGTTRYMNIDWRNKVLHIGSTWIGREFHGSGLNSNIKFLMLNHAFDVMDFEKVEFRIDERNLRSRKAVEKLGGILEGILRKNVYLLDGFKRNTCCYGILKEEWHLTKQKNFQNY
- a CDS encoding putative esterase, whose protein sequence is MVKLNNSPSLTPHLSRDFNMNTTEKTVSYVSTNSYSTLNKLGNKTKNVWVVLHGIGYLSRYFLKYFDDLPKDENYIIAPQAPSKYYLNSKYRHVGASWLTKEETARETKNVIAYLDSVLHQERIPENCNLIIFGFSQGVSIASRWVAQKKLKCKQLVLYAGGLPNELKKCDFEFLQKNNTKVTLLVGDKDEFINVDRLKAEEEKMNELFGDSVEQIIFEGKHEVKKELINKLVE
- a CDS encoding isochorismate synthase; this translates as MIQTDFFENIEEQLSNELPLVVYRKPKEVTLKVIFQDEDDLVSVKDFTETGFVFAPFDQEKPTLLLRPDQFFELETFDTEDYDSKHTLPFIDVDEKKEFHLRLVENGLAEIERGNFDKVVLSRCLRVPMESKPLNLFKKLLGKYENAFCYLWYHPKVGLWMGATPEILLRVENKKMTTISLAGTQKFRENENIKWEKKELKEQKFVTDYIVDALEGKVSNLTLGETESIRAGNLLHLRTKISANLNDDGLNNVLKALHPTPAVCGLPRKSSEDFILANENYAREFYTGYLGELNFKVERKRNSRRANQENQVYRSISKQSTLFVNLRCLKLLGNEVLIYVGGGITKESDPENEWDETVSKSKTMLNIL
- a CDS encoding 2-succinyl-5-enolpyruvyl-6-hydroxy-3-cyclohexene-1-carboxylate synthase, giving the protein MKHSSIPSAQLVLQHCKAKKIKNIVISPGSRNAPLTIGFTEDPYFSCFSIVDERSAGFFALGIAQQLNEPVAVVCTSGSALLNYYPAVAEAFYSGIPLVVISADRPVYKIDVGDGQTIRQDDVFHRHIGHSANLKQDVSHSVNRVQKYMPDWLGTASINEKQDEVKTYNDSELNKALNIALQVKLPVHMNVPFEEPLYDTLTNETTTALTVEVKEESPLTVENIEGFLEEWNSSQRKMVLVGVNPPNTVEQMYLDILASDPSVIVLTETTSNIHHPHFFQSIDSILAPIEKSENRDLLFEQLKPDILLTFGGLVVSKKIKAFLREHKPLHHWHIDEIKAFNTFFCLSHHFKTNVNNFFDQFIKGITPIESKYFHFWNEKKEVYKRKRNVYFEQVTFSDLKAFKFLIESIPFEYQIQLSNSSTVRYTQLFDMHSSNRIFCNRGTSGIDGSTSTAVGAAFYDKAPTVLITGDLSFFYDSNGLWNQYIRPDFRIVVINNNGGGIFRILPGKEETDNFDRYFETSHHLSCKQISKQFGFDYSIASDEKNLKQCLKDFYMPSNSPKILEVVTPRLLNDKILLGYFDFIS